A section of the Rhipicephalus sanguineus isolate Rsan-2018 chromosome 11, BIME_Rsan_1.4, whole genome shotgun sequence genome encodes:
- the LOC119374545 gene encoding papilin isoform X3, translating into MGLLFCCQALAMCIIIVSGTACMRACESAGENGGSDGGLQFLPGGRPGSGNNAGFGPTGNELPNGNNPIGHPTPLPWNITKIGKRPKRCMEPPEKGVCRAFMPTWYFDIKLQLCRIFIYGGCGGNDNQFSREKKCQEVCLPGKIPKPVCGLQPVPGKTQAFCRRWHFDANFGTCSLFSNHKCAKNANGFYTCRQCMKRCSILKATEVCQLARQSTTAPRMQQQQQTANRSSAIMSLASTNAE; encoded by the exons ATGGGGCTCCTATTCTGCTGCCAAGCTCTGGCCATGTGCATCATCATCGTGTCCG gaACTGCGTGCATGCGAGCTTGCGAGAGTGCGG GCGAAAATGGTGGATCAGATGGAGGGTTGCAGTTTCTACCCGGTGGTAGACCTGGATCCGGGAATAACGCAGGATTTG GCCCAACGGGAAACGAGTTACCTAATGGAAACAACCCTATCGGCCATCCTACCCCTCTTCCATGGAATATTACAAAAATAG GGAAGAGACCAAAGCGATGCATGGAACCACCAGAAAAAGGCGTCTGCCGTGCATTTATGCCGACTTGGTATTTCGACATTAAACTACAGTTGTGCAGAATATTTATCTACGGGGGATGCGGTGGAAACGACAACCAATTCAGTCGCGAAAAAAAGTGTCAGGAGGTCTGTCTAC CTGGAAAAATACCAAAACCAGTCTGTGGCTTACAGCCAGTACCCGGAAAGACTCAAGCATTTTGTAGGCGGTGGCACTTCGATGCTAATTTCGGCACTTGCAGTCTTTTCTCGAACCACAAGTGTGCGAAAAATGCTAACGGCTTCTACACGTGCAGACAATGTATGAAGAGATGTAGCA TTCTCAAAGCCACCGAGGTATGCCAATTAGCCCGTCAGTCGACTACAGCTCCAagaatgcagcagcagcagcaaactgCAAACCGCTCATCAGCTATCATGTCTTTAGCGAGTACTAATGCAGAATAA
- the LOC119374545 gene encoding papilin isoform X1: MGLLFCCQALAMCIIIVSGTACMRACESAGLNENAVRSENGESGLSNMNVGENGGSDGGLQFLPGGRPGSGNNAGFGPTGNELPNGNNPIGHPTPLPWNITKIGKRPKRCMEPPEKGVCRAFMPTWYFDIKLQLCRIFIYGGCGGNDNQFSREKKCQEVCLPGKIPKPVCGLQPVPGKTQAFCRRWHFDANFGTCSLFSNHKCAKNANGFYTCRQCMKRCSILKATEVCQLARQSTTAPRMQQQQQTANRSSAIMSLASTNAE, translated from the exons ATGGGGCTCCTATTCTGCTGCCAAGCTCTGGCCATGTGCATCATCATCGTGTCCG gaACTGCGTGCATGCGAGCTTGCGAGAGTGCGG GCTTAAATGAAAATGCTGTACGGAGTGAAAATGGAGAAAGCGGACTCTCTAACATGAATGTTG GCGAAAATGGTGGATCAGATGGAGGGTTGCAGTTTCTACCCGGTGGTAGACCTGGATCCGGGAATAACGCAGGATTTG GCCCAACGGGAAACGAGTTACCTAATGGAAACAACCCTATCGGCCATCCTACCCCTCTTCCATGGAATATTACAAAAATAG GGAAGAGACCAAAGCGATGCATGGAACCACCAGAAAAAGGCGTCTGCCGTGCATTTATGCCGACTTGGTATTTCGACATTAAACTACAGTTGTGCAGAATATTTATCTACGGGGGATGCGGTGGAAACGACAACCAATTCAGTCGCGAAAAAAAGTGTCAGGAGGTCTGTCTAC CTGGAAAAATACCAAAACCAGTCTGTGGCTTACAGCCAGTACCCGGAAAGACTCAAGCATTTTGTAGGCGGTGGCACTTCGATGCTAATTTCGGCACTTGCAGTCTTTTCTCGAACCACAAGTGTGCGAAAAATGCTAACGGCTTCTACACGTGCAGACAATGTATGAAGAGATGTAGCA TTCTCAAAGCCACCGAGGTATGCCAATTAGCCCGTCAGTCGACTACAGCTCCAagaatgcagcagcagcagcaaactgCAAACCGCTCATCAGCTATCATGTCTTTAGCGAGTACTAATGCAGAATAA
- the LOC119374545 gene encoding papilin isoform X2: MGLLFCCQALAMCIIIVSGLNENAVRSENGESGLSNMNVGENGGSDGGLQFLPGGRPGSGNNAGFGPTGNELPNGNNPIGHPTPLPWNITKIGKRPKRCMEPPEKGVCRAFMPTWYFDIKLQLCRIFIYGGCGGNDNQFSREKKCQEVCLPGKIPKPVCGLQPVPGKTQAFCRRWHFDANFGTCSLFSNHKCAKNANGFYTCRQCMKRCSILKATEVCQLARQSTTAPRMQQQQQTANRSSAIMSLASTNAE; this comes from the exons ATGGGGCTCCTATTCTGCTGCCAAGCTCTGGCCATGTGCATCATCATCGTGTCCG GCTTAAATGAAAATGCTGTACGGAGTGAAAATGGAGAAAGCGGACTCTCTAACATGAATGTTG GCGAAAATGGTGGATCAGATGGAGGGTTGCAGTTTCTACCCGGTGGTAGACCTGGATCCGGGAATAACGCAGGATTTG GCCCAACGGGAAACGAGTTACCTAATGGAAACAACCCTATCGGCCATCCTACCCCTCTTCCATGGAATATTACAAAAATAG GGAAGAGACCAAAGCGATGCATGGAACCACCAGAAAAAGGCGTCTGCCGTGCATTTATGCCGACTTGGTATTTCGACATTAAACTACAGTTGTGCAGAATATTTATCTACGGGGGATGCGGTGGAAACGACAACCAATTCAGTCGCGAAAAAAAGTGTCAGGAGGTCTGTCTAC CTGGAAAAATACCAAAACCAGTCTGTGGCTTACAGCCAGTACCCGGAAAGACTCAAGCATTTTGTAGGCGGTGGCACTTCGATGCTAATTTCGGCACTTGCAGTCTTTTCTCGAACCACAAGTGTGCGAAAAATGCTAACGGCTTCTACACGTGCAGACAATGTATGAAGAGATGTAGCA TTCTCAAAGCCACCGAGGTATGCCAATTAGCCCGTCAGTCGACTACAGCTCCAagaatgcagcagcagcagcaaactgCAAACCGCTCATCAGCTATCATGTCTTTAGCGAGTACTAATGCAGAATAA